The following coding sequences lie in one Populus trichocarpa isolate Nisqually-1 chromosome 14, P.trichocarpa_v4.1, whole genome shotgun sequence genomic window:
- the LOC18104924 gene encoding patatin-like protein 2 isoform X1, translating to MPLNYSSISHIDTLRSPLQPPTFGNQITILSIDGGGIRGIIPGTILAFLESELQKLDGADARLADYFDVISGTSTGGLVTAMLAAPNEQNRPLFAAKDINDFYLENCPKIFHQDGSPLASAGKLIKSLKGPKYDGKFLHSIVKEKLGDKRLHQTMTNIVIPTFDIKRLQPTIFSSYQVKNDPSTDALLSDICIGTSAAPTYLPAHYFETKDPSGKVREFNLIDGGVAANNPTLVAVSEVSKEITRKNPDFFPTAPMDYGRFLVLSLGTGTAKCEEKYDADEAAKWGVLGWLTSENSTPLVDVFTEASGDMIDLHISTVFQALHCEENYLRIQDDTLTGTLSSVDVATKENLENLVKVGEKLLKKPVARVDLGTGVFTPVDKMTNEEALIKMAKLLSREKHLRNSRSPIGKVATSKGI from the exons ATGCCTTTAAATTACTCCTCAATCTCTCATATCGACACTTTAAGATCACCCCTTCAACCCCCAACTTTTGGAAACCAAATCACTATTCTTAGCATCGATGGAGGTGGAATAAGAGGAATAATACCAGGAACTATCCTTGCCTTTTTAGAGTCCGAGCTTCAG AAGCTGGATGGTGCAGACGCAAGACTTGCAGACTACTTTGATGTGATTTCAGGCACCAGCACTGGTGGCCTCGTGACTGCTATGCTAGCTGCCCCTAATGAGCAAAACCGCCCTTTATTTGCCGCCAAAGACATTAATGACTTCTACCTTGAGAACTGCCCTAAAATCTTTCACCAGGACGG GTCTCCATTGGCTTCTGCCGGAAAACTGATCAAGAGTTTGAAAGGACCAAAATACGATGGCAAATTTCTGCATAGCATTGTCAAGGAAAAATTGGGAGATAAACGCCTGCACCAGACCATGACAAACATTgtgatcccaacttttgacatcAAGCGCCTTCAGCCAACAATCTTTTCAAGCTATCAG GTGAAGAACGACCCATCCACGGATGCCCTTTTATCTGATATATGCATCGGGACTTCAGCTGCCCCAACTTACCTCCCTGCCCATTATTTTGAAACCAAGGACCCATCAGGCAAAGTTAGAGAGTTCAATCTGATTGATGGTGGTGTGGCTGCAAATAATCCA ACTTTAGTTGCCGTGAGCGAAGTTTCCAAAGAAATTACTCGGAAGAATCCTGACTTCTTCCCCACAGCGCCCATGGATTATGGTCGATTCCTGGTCCTGTCCTTGGGGACTGGTACAGCAAAATGTGAAGAAAAGTATGATGCAGATGAAGCAGCCAAGTGGGGTGTCTTGGGATGGTTGACTAGTGAAAATTCTACTCCGTTAGTGGATGTGTTTACAGAAGCTAGTGGCGACATGATTGATCTTCATATTTCCACTGTTTTCCAAGCCCTGCACTGTGAGGAAAATTATCTTCGAATTCAG GATGACACGCTGACCGGAACACTTTCGTCCGTGGATGTTGCCACGAAAGAGAATTTGGAGAATCTTGTGAAAGTGGGtgagaaattattgaaaaaaccaGTAGCAAGGGTGGATTTAGGCACTGGAGTCTTTACACCTGTTGATAAGATGACAAATGAAGAGGCTCTCATAAA GATGGCTAAATTACTGTCAAGGGAGAAGCATCTTCGTAATTCTAGGTCACCAATTGGAAAAGTTGCTACTTCGAAGGGGATATGA
- the LOC18104927 gene encoding patatin-like protein 2 isoform X5, translating into MPLNSSSISHIETLRSPIQPPTFGNQITVLSIDGGGIRGIIPGTILAFLESELQKLDGADARLADYFDVISGTSTGGLVTAMLAAPNEQNRPLFAAKDINDFYLENCPKIFHQDGSPLASAGKLIKSLKGPKYDGKFLHSIVKEKLGDKRLHQTMTNIVIPTFDIKRLQPTIFSSYQVKNDPSTDALLSDICIGTSAAPTYLPAHYFETKDPSGKVREFNLIDGGVAANNPTLVAMSEVSKEITRKNPDFFPAAPMDYGRFLVLSLGTGTAKSEEKYDADEAAKWGVLGWLTSDNSTPLVDVFTEASGDMVDLHISTVFQALHCEENYIRIQDDTLTGTLSSVDVATKENLENLVKVGEKLLKKPVSRVDLGTGVFTPVDKMTNEEALIKMAKLLSREKHLRYSRSPVGKVATSK; encoded by the exons ATGCCTTTGAATTCCTCCTCAATCTCTCATATCGAGACTTTAAGATCACCCATTCAACCTCCAACTTTTGGAAACCAAATCACTGTTCTTAGCATCGATGGAGGTGGAATAAGAGGAATCATACCAGGAACTATCCTTGCCTTTTTAGAGTCCGAGCTTCAG AAGCTGGATGGTGCAGACGCAAGACTTGCAGACTACTTTGATGTGATTTCAGGCACCAGCACTGGTGGCCTCGTGACTGCTATGCTAGCTGCCCCTAATGAGCAAAACCGCCCTTTATTTGCCGCCAAAGACATTAATGACTTCTACCTTGAGAACTGCCCTAAAATCTTTCACCAGGACGG GTCTCCATTGGCTTCTGCCGGAAAACTGATCAAGAGTTTGAAAGGACCAAAATACGATGGCAAATTTCTGCATAGCATTGTCAAGGAAAAATTGGGAGATAAACGCCTGCACCAGACCATGACAAACATTgtgatcccaacttttgacatcAAGCGCCTTCAGCCAACAATCTTTTCAAGCTATCAG GTGAAGAACGACCCATCCACGGATGCCCTTTTATCTGATATATGCATCGGGACTTCAGCTGCCCCAACCTACCTCCCTGCCCATTATTTTGAAACCAAGGACCCATCAGGCAAAGTTAGAGAGTTCAATCTGATTGATGGTGGTGTGGCTGCAAATAATCCA ACTTTAGTTGCCATGAGCGAAGTTTCCAAAGAAATCACTCGGAAGAATCCTGACTTCTTCCCCGCAGCGCCCATGGATTATGGTCGATTCCTAGTCCTGTCCTTGGGGACTGGTACAGCAAAATCTGAAGAAAAGTATGATGCAGATGAAGCAGCCAAGTGGGGTGTCTTGGGATGGTTGACTAGTGACAATTCTACTCCGTTAGTGGATGTGTTTACAGAAGCTAGTGGCGACATGGTTGATCTTCATATTTCCACTGTTTTCCAAGCCCTGCACTGTGAGGAAAATTATATTCGAATTCAG GATGACACGCTGACCGGAACACTTTCGTCCGTGGATGTTGCCACGAAAGAGAATTTGGAGAATCTTGTGAAAGTGGGtgagaaattgttgaaaaaaccaGTATCAAGGGTGGATTTAGGCACTGGAGTCTTTACACCTGTTGATAAGATGACAAATGAAGAGGCTCTCATAAA GATGGCTAAATTACTGTCAAGGGAGAAGCATCTTCGTTATTCTAGGTCACCAGTTGGAAAAGTTGCTACTTCGAAGTGA
- the LOC18104927 gene encoding patatin-like protein 2 isoform X6 has product MPLNSSSISHIETLRSPIQPPTFGNQITVLSIDGGGIRGIIPGTILAFLESELQKLDGADARLADYFDVISGTSTGGLVTAMLAAPNEQNRPLFAAKDINDFYLENCPKIFHQDGSPLASAGKLIKSLKGPKYDGKFLHSIVKEKLGDKRLHQTMTNIVIPTFDIKRLQPTIFSSYQVKNDPSTDALLSDICIGTSAAPTYLPAHYFETKDPSGKVREFNLIDGGVAANNPTLVAMSEVSKEITRKNPDFFPAAPMDYGRFLVLSLGTGTAKSEEKYDADEAAKWGVLGWLTSDNSTPLVDVFTEASGDMVDLHISTVFQALHCEENYIRIQDDTLTGTLSSVDVATKENLENLVKVGEKLLKKPVSRVDLGTGVFTPVDKMTNEEALIKMAKLLSREKHLRDSRSPVGKVAPSK; this is encoded by the exons ATGCCTTTGAATTCCTCCTCAATCTCTCATATCGAGACTTTAAGATCACCCATTCAACCTCCAACTTTTGGAAACCAAATCACTGTTCTTAGCATCGATGGAGGTGGAATAAGAGGAATCATACCAGGAACTATCCTTGCCTTTTTAGAGTCCGAGCTTCAG AAGCTGGATGGTGCAGACGCAAGACTTGCAGACTACTTTGATGTGATTTCAGGCACCAGCACTGGTGGCCTCGTGACTGCTATGCTAGCTGCCCCTAATGAGCAAAACCGCCCTTTATTTGCCGCCAAAGACATTAATGACTTCTACCTTGAGAACTGCCCTAAAATCTTTCACCAGGACGG GTCTCCATTGGCTTCTGCCGGAAAACTGATCAAGAGTTTGAAAGGACCAAAATACGATGGCAAATTTCTGCATAGCATTGTCAAGGAAAAATTGGGAGATAAACGCCTGCACCAGACCATGACAAACATTgtgatcccaacttttgacatcAAGCGCCTTCAGCCAACAATCTTTTCAAGCTATCAG GTGAAGAACGACCCATCCACGGATGCCCTTTTATCTGATATATGCATCGGGACTTCAGCTGCCCCAACCTACCTCCCTGCCCATTATTTTGAAACCAAGGACCCATCAGGCAAAGTTAGAGAGTTCAATCTGATTGATGGTGGTGTGGCTGCAAATAATCCA ACTTTAGTTGCCATGAGCGAAGTTTCCAAAGAAATCACTCGGAAGAATCCTGACTTCTTCCCCGCAGCGCCCATGGATTATGGTCGATTCCTAGTCCTGTCCTTGGGGACTGGTACAGCAAAATCTGAAGAAAAGTATGATGCAGATGAAGCAGCCAAGTGGGGTGTCTTGGGATGGTTGACTAGTGACAATTCTACTCCGTTAGTGGATGTGTTTACAGAAGCTAGTGGCGACATGGTTGATCTTCATATTTCCACTGTTTTCCAAGCCCTGCACTGTGAGGAAAATTATATTCGAATTCAG GATGACACGCTGACCGGAACACTTTCGTCCGTGGATGTTGCCACGAAAGAGAATTTGGAGAATCTTGTGAAAGTGGGtgagaaattgttgaaaaaaccaGTATCAAGGGTGGATTTAGGCACTGGAGTCTTTACACCTGTTGATAAGATGACAAATGAAGAGGCTCTCATAAA